A stretch of the Luteimonas sp. JM171 genome encodes the following:
- the pstA gene encoding phosphate ABC transporter permease PstA: MSAVADRLYRRRRIGNAVAIGVSCLAAAFGLFFLGWILWTLVAKAIGGINIELFTQMTPPPMQEGGLANAFFGSAVMCALAIAIGTPLGVAAGTWLSEYGYARKAGTVVRFINDILLSAPSIVLGLFVYTLIIMQTGGNFSALAGAIALAFIVLPVVVRTTDEMLRLVPVQMREAALSLGVPQWKVIVQVLYRSASAGIITGILLALARISGETAPLLFTAFGNQYWNTDIMRPMASVPLVMYQYAGSPYESWQQLAWAGALVLTVFVLLVSIGARALLLRNKISHD; the protein is encoded by the coding sequence ATGTCCGCTGTGGCAGATCGACTCTATCGCCGGCGCCGGATCGGCAATGCCGTGGCCATCGGCGTGTCATGCCTGGCCGCAGCGTTCGGGCTGTTCTTCCTGGGCTGGATCCTGTGGACCCTGGTGGCCAAGGCCATTGGCGGCATCAACATCGAGCTCTTCACCCAGATGACCCCGCCGCCCATGCAGGAGGGTGGCCTGGCCAACGCATTCTTCGGCAGCGCGGTCATGTGCGCCCTGGCAATCGCGATCGGCACGCCGCTGGGCGTTGCCGCGGGCACCTGGCTCTCGGAGTACGGTTACGCGCGCAAGGCCGGCACCGTGGTCCGCTTCATCAACGACATCCTGCTGTCGGCGCCCTCGATCGTGCTGGGCCTGTTTGTCTACACCTTGATCATCATGCAGACCGGCGGCAACTTCTCCGCCCTGGCAGGCGCCATCGCCCTGGCCTTCATCGTGCTGCCGGTGGTGGTGCGCACCACCGACGAGATGCTGCGGCTGGTGCCGGTGCAGATGCGCGAAGCCGCGCTGTCGCTGGGCGTGCCGCAGTGGAAGGTGATCGTGCAGGTGCTGTACCGCAGCGCGTCGGCCGGCATCATCACCGGCATCCTGCTGGCGCTGGCGCGGATCTCGGGCGAAACCGCGCCGCTGCTGTTCACCGCCTTCGGCAACCAGTACTGGAACACCGATATCATGCGGCCGATGGCCAGCGTCCCGCTGGTGATGTACCAGTACGCGGGCAGCCCGTACGAGTCCTGGCAGCAGCTTGCCTGGGCGGGCGCCCTGGTGCTGACCGTGTTCGTCCTGCTCGTGAGCATCGGCGCCCGTGCGCTGCTGCTGCGCAACAAGATTTCCCATGACTGA
- the pstC gene encoding phosphate ABC transporter permease subunit PstC: MNATSLPAARGASRDLRDARADRLFRMALGATVVLVMLALAAAALSMLWGGRDALFTQGWRFFLTSDWNPVQNRYGALAPIYGTIVTAVIAMIIAVPVSFGIAFFLTEVAPRWIRQPISTAIELLAAIPSIIYGMWGLFVLVPVMTTHVTPWLNDNLGAIPGLGMLFRGPPLGIGLLTAGFVLAIMVIPFITATMREVFLTVPTRLKESAYALGSTRWEVSWDIVLPYTRSAVIGGIFLGLGRALGETMAVAFVVGNSVRLTPSLLEPGTTIAALIANDFGEATETYRSALLLLGFVLFLVTFVVLAIARLMLMRLARREGN, translated from the coding sequence ATGAACGCGACATCCCTGCCCGCGGCGCGCGGCGCCAGCCGCGACCTGCGTGACGCCCGCGCCGACCGCCTGTTCCGCATGGCGCTGGGGGCCACCGTGGTCCTGGTCATGCTGGCCCTGGCCGCGGCCGCCCTGTCCATGCTGTGGGGCGGCCGCGACGCGCTGTTCACGCAGGGCTGGCGCTTCTTCCTCACCTCCGACTGGAACCCGGTCCAGAACCGCTACGGTGCCCTGGCACCGATCTACGGCACGATCGTCACCGCGGTGATCGCCATGATCATCGCGGTGCCGGTGAGCTTCGGGATCGCGTTCTTCCTCACCGAGGTCGCACCGCGCTGGATCCGGCAGCCGATCAGCACCGCCATCGAACTGCTGGCGGCGATTCCGTCGATCATCTACGGCATGTGGGGGCTGTTCGTGCTGGTGCCGGTGATGACGACCCACGTCACGCCCTGGCTCAACGACAACCTTGGCGCAATCCCGGGCCTGGGGATGCTGTTCCGCGGTCCGCCGCTGGGCATCGGCCTGCTGACCGCGGGCTTCGTGCTGGCGATCATGGTGATCCCCTTCATCACCGCCACCATGCGCGAGGTGTTCCTCACCGTCCCCACCCGGCTCAAGGAATCGGCGTATGCGCTGGGCTCCACCCGCTGGGAGGTCAGCTGGGACATCGTGCTGCCCTACACCCGCTCGGCGGTCATCGGCGGCATCTTCCTGGGCCTGGGGCGGGCCCTGGGCGAGACAATGGCGGTGGCCTTCGTGGTCGGCAACAGCGTGCGCCTGACGCCCTCGCTGCTCGAGCCGGGCACCACCATCGCCGCGCTCATCGCCAACGACTTCGGCGAGGCCACCGAGACCTACCGGTCCGCGCTGCTCCTGCTGGGCTTCGTGCTGTTCCTGGTGACCTTCGTGGTGCTGGCCATCGCCCGCCTGATGCTGATGCGCCTGGCGCGAAGGGAGGGCAACTGA
- the pstS gene encoding phosphate ABC transporter substrate-binding protein PstS, with protein MKLQPVRLALLALPLAFGLSACSPSDDGATAGDGSARAEISGAGASFVFPLMSRWSADYNSATGHRVNYQSIGSGGGIAQIKAATVDFGSSDAPLSSEELAEAGLGQFPSTIGGVVPVFNLPGFEPGELRLTGPVLADIFMGNVTAWNDPAISGINPGTELPDTEISIVHRSDGSGTTFNFSNYLSKVSPQWQEQIGEGTQLQWPSGVGGKGNEGVASYVKQINGAIGYVELAYALQNDMPYASLQNAAGNWVEPSEDSFSAAAATADWASTTDFHLVITDAPGEDAWPITATNFILMQKQPADPARNQAALAFFDWALNNGMDQASALHYVPLPADLVEQVEAYWASELGYGTAD; from the coding sequence ATGAAACTGCAGCCCGTTCGCCTCGCCCTCCTTGCCCTGCCGCTGGCTTTCGGGCTTTCCGCATGTTCGCCTTCCGACGACGGCGCGACCGCCGGCGACGGTTCCGCCCGCGCGGAGATCTCCGGCGCCGGCGCGTCGTTCGTGTTCCCGCTGATGTCGCGCTGGTCGGCCGATTACAACTCCGCTACCGGCCACCGGGTCAACTACCAGTCGATCGGCTCGGGCGGCGGCATCGCCCAGATCAAGGCGGCCACGGTCGATTTCGGCTCCTCCGACGCGCCGCTGTCGAGCGAAGAACTCGCCGAGGCCGGCCTGGGCCAGTTCCCGTCCACCATCGGCGGGGTGGTCCCGGTGTTCAACCTGCCCGGTTTCGAGCCGGGCGAACTGCGCCTGACGGGTCCGGTGCTCGCGGACATCTTCATGGGCAACGTCACCGCCTGGAACGACCCGGCGATCTCCGGCATCAATCCCGGCACCGAACTGCCTGACACCGAGATCAGCATCGTCCACCGTTCCGACGGCTCGGGCACCACGTTCAACTTCAGCAACTACCTCTCCAAGGTCAGCCCCCAGTGGCAGGAGCAGATCGGCGAAGGCACCCAGCTGCAGTGGCCGTCGGGCGTGGGCGGCAAGGGCAATGAAGGCGTGGCCTCGTACGTGAAGCAGATCAACGGTGCGATCGGCTACGTCGAGCTGGCGTACGCGCTCCAGAACGACATGCCCTATGCCTCGCTCCAGAACGCCGCGGGCAACTGGGTGGAGCCGAGCGAGGACAGCTTCTCGGCCGCCGCCGCGACCGCCGACTGGGCCTCGACCACCGACTTCCACCTGGTGATCACCGACGCCCCGGGTGAGGACGCCTGGCCGATCACCGCCACCAACTTCATCCTCATGCAGAAACAGCCGGCCGACCCGGCGCGCAACCAGGCCGCCCTGGCGTTCTTCGACTGGGCACTCAACAACGGCATGGACCAGGCGAGCGCGCTGCACTACGTGCCCCTGCCCGCCGACCTGGTTGAGCAGGTGGAAGCCTACTGGGCCAGCGAACTCGGATACGGCACCGCCGACTGA
- the cydB gene encoding cytochrome d ubiquinol oxidase subunit II: MEFDLTIAWAMILLFAVFAYVVMDGFDLGIGILFPGLDPGGQRDKAINTVAPVWDGNETWLVLGGGGLMAAFPLAFGIIMTAVYPLVIAMVLALVFRGVAFEARWRDPSHRRWWDAAFQGGSTVAALAQGIILGALVQGIEVDGREYAGGWWDWLTPFSLLTGVSVAVGYALLGATWLVLKTEGELQARARRYASRLGVAMLAGITLVSLATVGLDYDYHHRWTTMPAVLVTAQVPLLTAVMAYAFWRSLRRGRELAPFLLTLALFALTFVGLGVSVFPYVVPQSVTIQEAASPDSSLVFMLVGAVVLIPIILAYTGWSYWVFRGKVGDEGYH; encoded by the coding sequence ATGGAATTCGATCTCACCATCGCCTGGGCCATGATCCTGCTGTTCGCCGTGTTCGCCTACGTGGTGATGGACGGCTTCGACCTGGGCATCGGGATCCTGTTCCCCGGCCTGGACCCGGGCGGGCAGCGCGACAAGGCCATCAACACCGTGGCGCCGGTATGGGACGGCAACGAGACCTGGCTGGTGCTGGGGGGCGGCGGGCTGATGGCGGCGTTCCCGCTGGCGTTCGGCATCATCATGACCGCGGTGTATCCGCTGGTGATCGCGATGGTGCTGGCGCTGGTGTTCCGCGGCGTGGCGTTCGAGGCGCGCTGGCGCGATCCATCCCACCGGCGCTGGTGGGACGCGGCTTTCCAGGGCGGCTCCACCGTGGCGGCGCTGGCCCAGGGCATCATCCTGGGCGCGCTGGTGCAGGGCATCGAGGTGGACGGACGCGAGTACGCCGGCGGCTGGTGGGACTGGCTGACGCCGTTCAGCCTGCTCACCGGCGTCAGCGTGGCCGTGGGATACGCCCTGCTGGGCGCGACCTGGCTGGTACTCAAGACCGAGGGCGAGCTGCAGGCGCGGGCGCGCCGCTACGCTTCGCGCCTGGGCGTGGCGATGCTGGCAGGCATTACGCTGGTGAGCCTGGCCACCGTGGGCCTGGACTACGACTACCACCACCGCTGGACCACCATGCCGGCGGTGCTGGTGACCGCCCAGGTACCGCTGCTGACTGCGGTGATGGCCTATGCGTTCTGGCGCTCGCTGCGCCGCGGCCGGGAGCTGGCGCCCTTCCTGCTCACCCTGGCGCTGTTCGCGCTGACCTTCGTGGGTCTGGGCGTGAGCGTCTTCCCTTACGTGGTACCGCAATCGGTGACCATCCAGGAAGCCGCCTCGCCGGATTCGAGCCTGGTGTTCATGCTGGTGGGCGCGGTGGTGCTGATCCCGATCATCCTCGCCTACACCGGCTGGTCCTACTGGGTGTTCCGGGGCAAGGTCGGCGACGAGGGCTACCACTGA
- a CDS encoding helicase HerA-like domain-containing protein, whose translation MQPHPILVGRSVTTPDSGNVHLLPRYGNRHGLVAGATGTGKTVTLMMLAEAFSRAGVPVFMADMKGDVAGLAVPGTMNDGLQKRIDLMGIDGFTVEGSPTIFWDLYGKLGHPVRTTVTEMGPTLLARILELNDTQSGVLDIVFKLADDRGLLLLDLDDLRALLALVLEERKAVSAEYGLVAPQSVGAIQRALLRLEQDGGEQFFGEPALDLADLMRTTTDGRGVIGILAADQLLLRPRLYSSFLLWLLSELFETLPEVGDLDKPRLVFVFDEAHLLFKDAPAALRERIEQVVRLIRSKGVGVYFCSQFPDDVPDEILGQLGNRVQHALRAFTPRDQKAVRTAAQTFVPNPELDVVDTISLLGTGEALVSTLQDKGIPMPVEHTVIAPPRCRMGAISAEERSRIRAGSPVGAKYDVAINRESAAEVLARRAEEIAAEADAPRAKKDDADGRRSLGQVARDALFGTGRRQGMIEAMGKTAARNVGNQISRQVVRGIMGVFGGRR comes from the coding sequence ATGCAGCCCCATCCGATCCTCGTTGGCCGTTCGGTCACCACGCCCGACAGCGGCAACGTCCACCTCCTGCCACGCTACGGCAACCGCCATGGCCTGGTGGCCGGCGCCACCGGCACCGGCAAGACGGTGACCCTGATGATGCTGGCAGAGGCATTCTCGCGCGCCGGCGTCCCGGTGTTCATGGCCGACATGAAGGGCGACGTGGCCGGGCTCGCCGTGCCGGGCACCATGAACGATGGCCTCCAGAAGCGCATCGACCTGATGGGCATCGACGGCTTCACCGTGGAAGGCAGCCCCACGATCTTCTGGGACCTGTACGGCAAGCTGGGCCACCCGGTGCGCACGACCGTCACCGAAATGGGCCCCACCCTGCTTGCCCGCATCCTCGAGCTCAACGACACCCAGTCGGGCGTGCTCGACATCGTGTTCAAGCTCGCCGACGACCGCGGCCTGCTGCTGCTCGATCTGGACGACCTGCGCGCCCTGCTGGCGCTGGTGCTGGAGGAGCGCAAGGCGGTCTCGGCCGAGTACGGCCTGGTCGCCCCGCAATCGGTCGGTGCGATCCAGCGCGCCCTGCTGCGGCTGGAGCAGGACGGCGGCGAGCAGTTCTTCGGCGAGCCGGCCCTGGACCTGGCGGACCTGATGCGCACCACGACGGACGGGCGCGGGGTGATCGGCATCCTCGCCGCCGACCAGCTGCTGCTGCGCCCGCGCCTGTACTCGAGCTTCCTGCTGTGGCTGCTGTCGGAGCTGTTCGAGACACTCCCCGAGGTCGGCGACCTGGACAAACCACGGCTCGTCTTCGTGTTTGACGAGGCGCACCTGCTGTTCAAGGACGCGCCGGCAGCGCTGCGCGAACGGATCGAGCAGGTGGTGCGCCTGATCCGCTCCAAGGGCGTGGGGGTGTACTTCTGCTCGCAGTTCCCCGACGACGTCCCCGACGAAATCCTCGGCCAGCTCGGCAACCGGGTGCAGCATGCGCTGCGCGCCTTCACTCCCCGCGACCAGAAGGCCGTGCGTACTGCGGCCCAGACCTTCGTGCCCAACCCGGAGCTGGACGTGGTCGACACCATCTCCCTCCTGGGAACCGGCGAGGCGCTGGTCTCGACGTTGCAGGACAAGGGCATCCCGATGCCGGTCGAACACACCGTGATCGCGCCGCCGCGCTGCCGGATGGGGGCGATCAGCGCCGAGGAGCGCAGCCGGATCCGCGCGGGCAGCCCGGTCGGTGCCAAGTATGACGTGGCGATCAACCGCGAATCGGCGGCCGAGGTGCTGGCCCGGCGCGCGGAGGAGATCGCCGCCGAGGCAGACGCTCCCCGGGCGAAGAAGGACGACGCCGACGGCCGCCGCAGCCTGGGCCAGGTGGCCCGCGATGCGCTGTTCGGCACCGGCCGGCGCCAAGGGATGATCGAGGCGATGGGCAAGACCGCCGCCCGCAACGTTGGCAACCAGATCAGCCGCCAGGTAGTGCGCGGGATCATGGGCGTGTTTGGCGGCAGGCGGTGA
- the pstB gene encoding phosphate ABC transporter ATP-binding protein PstB translates to MTDTPDSPALRRMATTARETRPQAPVKISTRNLDFHYDRFHALKGINLDIPEKRVTALIGPSGCGKSTLLRVYNRIYALYPKQEASGEVLLDGENILGPKYPMNRLRSKVGMVFQKPVPFPMTIYENIAYAIRHHEKLSKKQLDERVELALGQAALWDEVKDKLGQSALGLSGGQQQRLCIARAVALRPDVLLLDEPTSALDPISTSRIEQLIDELKHDYTIVIVTHNMQQAARVSDFTAFMYLGDLIEHDETHTIFSNPSQQQTEDYITGRFG, encoded by the coding sequence ATGACCGACACCCCCGACTCCCCCGCGCTGCGACGGATGGCAACCACCGCGCGCGAGACGCGGCCGCAGGCGCCGGTCAAGATCTCCACGCGCAACCTGGATTTCCATTACGACCGGTTCCACGCCCTCAAGGGCATCAACCTCGACATCCCTGAGAAGCGCGTCACCGCGCTGATCGGTCCTTCCGGCTGTGGCAAATCGACCCTGCTGCGCGTGTACAACCGCATCTACGCCCTGTACCCCAAGCAGGAGGCCAGCGGCGAGGTGCTGCTGGACGGCGAGAACATCCTCGGCCCCAAGTACCCCATGAACCGCCTGCGCAGCAAGGTGGGCATGGTGTTCCAGAAGCCGGTGCCGTTCCCGATGACGATCTACGAGAACATCGCCTACGCGATCCGCCACCATGAGAAGCTGTCGAAGAAGCAGCTCGACGAGCGCGTGGAACTCGCCCTGGGCCAGGCGGCGCTGTGGGACGAGGTGAAGGACAAGCTCGGCCAGAGCGCGCTGGGCCTGTCCGGCGGCCAGCAGCAGCGCCTGTGCATTGCCCGCGCCGTCGCCCTGCGGCCCGACGTGCTGCTGCTGGACGAGCCCACCTCGGCGCTGGACCCGATCTCGACCAGCCGCATCGAGCAGCTGATCGACGAGCTCAAGCACGATTACACGATCGTGATCGTCACCCACAACATGCAGCAGGCCGCGCGGGTCTCGGACTTCACCGCGTTCATGTACTTGGGTGACCTGATCGAGCACGACGAGACCCACACCATTTTCTCGAATCCCTCGCAGCAGCAGACCGAGGATTACATCACCGGCCGCTTCGGCTGA
- a CDS encoding PLP-dependent aminotransferase family protein, giving the protein MKRYEALADDIAVSIRNGLLKPGDRLPSVRQASASRHVSPATVFQAYYLLEGQGLIRSKPRSGYYVTEGVRMMPLEPDRPSAPDGEAHPVVVSKMVLEILQSAASRQAVPLGSAFPSPLLYPLPRLGRTLAAVATHLDPWSTVDDLTPGSLELRRQIALRYLLDGVQASPDEIVVTNGAMEALNLCLSAVCKPGDAVAVESPCFYGCLQALERLGLRAVEVATDPREGIDLDALETVIKRHRPAACWVMTNFQNPLGSAMPGDRKRALVSLAARYRLPLIEDDVYNELYFGQQRPVLSKSFDEEGWVMHCGSFSKSLAPGYRIGWVSAGRFTGKLVRHKIAASIATSIPVQLAIARYLERGSYERHLRGLRLTLQSRRDEYIERIAEHFPQGTRVSRPGGGHFLWVELPADADSLELRRKVMEEGISLAPGPMFTVSGAFRNFVRINFGHPCTSAVDGALARMASQMR; this is encoded by the coding sequence ATGAAGCGATACGAAGCATTGGCGGACGATATCGCCGTCTCGATCCGCAATGGCCTGCTCAAGCCCGGCGACCGGCTGCCGTCGGTGCGCCAGGCAAGCGCGAGTCGCCACGTCAGTCCGGCAACCGTCTTCCAGGCCTACTACCTGCTGGAGGGGCAGGGCCTGATCCGCTCAAAGCCGCGCTCGGGCTACTACGTGACCGAGGGCGTCAGGATGATGCCGCTCGAACCCGACCGGCCGTCCGCACCGGACGGGGAGGCCCATCCCGTGGTGGTCAGCAAGATGGTGCTCGAGATCCTGCAGTCGGCGGCCTCGAGGCAGGCGGTGCCACTCGGATCCGCGTTTCCCAGCCCGCTCCTGTACCCGCTTCCCCGGCTGGGGAGGACGCTGGCAGCCGTTGCGACGCATCTCGACCCGTGGAGCACGGTCGATGACCTGACGCCCGGCAGCCTGGAGCTCCGGAGACAGATCGCGCTGCGATACCTGCTGGACGGGGTGCAGGCGAGCCCGGACGAGATCGTGGTCACCAACGGTGCGATGGAGGCGCTCAACCTGTGCCTGTCGGCGGTCTGCAAACCCGGTGATGCCGTCGCGGTCGAATCCCCCTGTTTCTACGGCTGCCTGCAGGCGCTGGAGCGCCTGGGACTGCGGGCGGTGGAGGTAGCCACCGACCCACGAGAGGGTATCGATCTTGATGCGCTGGAAACGGTGATCAAGCGCCACCGTCCTGCGGCGTGCTGGGTGATGACCAACTTCCAGAACCCGCTGGGGAGCGCCATGCCGGGGGACAGGAAGCGTGCCCTGGTCTCACTCGCGGCGAGATACAGGCTCCCGCTGATCGAGGACGATGTGTACAACGAGCTGTACTTCGGCCAGCAACGCCCGGTCCTGTCGAAATCCTTCGACGAAGAAGGGTGGGTCATGCACTGTGGCTCGTTCTCCAAGTCGCTGGCACCGGGCTATCGCATCGGCTGGGTCTCGGCGGGCCGCTTCACCGGGAAGCTGGTGCGCCACAAGATCGCGGCTTCGATCGCCACCTCCATTCCGGTACAGCTCGCCATCGCCCGCTATCTGGAGCGCGGGAGTTACGAGCGCCACCTGCGCGGACTGCGGCTGACCCTGCAATCCAGACGGGACGAATACATCGAGCGGATCGCGGAGCACTTTCCGCAAGGCACGCGGGTCAGCCGCCCCGGGGGCGGCCACTTCCTGTGGGTGGAACTGCCGGCCGACGCCGACAGTCTGGAGTTGAGGCGGAAGGTAATGGAGGAGGGCATCAGCCTGGCACCCGGCCCGATGTTCACCGTATCCGGCGCGTTCAGGAACTTCGTCCGGATCAACTTCGGCCATCCGTGCACCAGTGCGGTGGACGGCGCGCTGGCCAGGATGGCCAGTCAGATGAGGTGA
- a CDS encoding cytochrome ubiquinol oxidase subunit I, which yields MFENFDAVFLARLQFAFTISFHFIFPAFTIGLASYLAVLEWRWLRTKEQVYLDLFRFWVKIFAVAFAMGVVSGIVMTYQFGTNWAVFSDRAGPVIGPLMAYEVMAAFFLEAGFLGVMLFGLNRVGPRLHFAATLMVAFGTFLSAFWILSANSWMHTPTGFGINEVGQFVPEDWLQIIFNPSFPYRLAHTLSATYLTTALAVGGVGAWHLLRHRYKGGTPGATDPAAGEDEAAEAARATSLAGARTMFSMAMWMVAIVAPLQVIIGDLHGLNTLEHQPAKIMAMEGHYQSHPDGAPLILFGIPNSQTRSVDYAIQIPKAGSLILKHDPNAPMDGLDTIPAESQPPVGMVFWSFRIMVGIGLLMLALGAWSLYARYRRRLYEWPLLHRVALAMAPSGFVAVIAGWITTEVGRQPYTVYNLMTTRESASALDASAVGASLVAFIIVYFIVFGLGTLYILRLMAKGVQPAERPMDEDEAPIRSSGITPGPAMKMSDDGKE from the coding sequence ATGTTTGAAAACTTCGACGCCGTTTTCCTGGCGCGGCTGCAGTTCGCGTTCACGATCAGCTTCCACTTCATCTTCCCGGCCTTCACCATCGGGCTGGCGAGCTACCTGGCGGTGCTGGAGTGGCGCTGGCTGCGGACGAAGGAGCAGGTGTACCTGGACCTGTTCCGCTTCTGGGTGAAGATCTTCGCCGTCGCGTTCGCGATGGGCGTGGTCTCGGGCATCGTGATGACCTACCAGTTCGGCACCAACTGGGCGGTGTTCTCCGACCGCGCCGGGCCGGTGATCGGGCCGTTGATGGCCTACGAGGTCATGGCCGCGTTCTTCCTGGAGGCCGGGTTCCTGGGGGTGATGCTGTTCGGGTTGAACCGGGTCGGCCCGCGCCTTCACTTCGCCGCCACCCTGATGGTGGCCTTCGGGACCTTCCTGTCCGCGTTCTGGATCCTCAGCGCCAACAGCTGGATGCATACGCCGACCGGCTTCGGGATCAACGAGGTGGGCCAGTTCGTACCGGAAGACTGGCTCCAGATCATCTTCAACCCCAGCTTCCCCTACCGCCTGGCGCATACGCTTTCGGCCACCTACCTGACCACGGCGCTGGCGGTGGGCGGCGTGGGCGCGTGGCACCTGTTGCGGCACCGCTACAAGGGCGGCACGCCGGGCGCCACGGATCCGGCTGCGGGCGAAGACGAAGCCGCCGAAGCGGCCCGGGCCACTTCACTTGCCGGCGCGCGCACCATGTTTTCCATGGCGATGTGGATGGTGGCCATCGTCGCCCCGCTGCAGGTCATCATCGGCGACCTGCACGGGCTGAACACGCTGGAGCACCAGCCGGCCAAGATCATGGCCATGGAAGGCCACTACCAAAGCCACCCGGACGGTGCGCCCCTGATCCTGTTCGGCATCCCCAATTCGCAGACCCGCAGCGTCGACTATGCGATCCAGATCCCCAAGGCCGGCTCGCTGATCCTCAAGCACGATCCCAATGCCCCCATGGACGGCCTGGATACGATCCCCGCGGAATCGCAGCCGCCGGTGGGCATGGTGTTCTGGTCGTTCCGGATCATGGTGGGGATCGGGCTGCTCATGCTCGCGCTGGGCGCCTGGAGCCTGTACGCGCGCTACCGGCGGCGGCTGTACGAGTGGCCGCTGCTGCACCGCGTGGCGCTGGCGATGGCACCGTCCGGGTTCGTGGCTGTCATCGCTGGCTGGATCACCACCGAGGTCGGCCGCCAGCCCTATACCGTCTACAACCTCATGACCACGCGGGAGAGCGCTTCCGCGCTGGATGCCTCGGCCGTGGGCGCGTCGCTGGTGGCCTTCATCATCGTGTATTTCATCGTGTTCGGCCTGGGCACGCTGTACATCCTGCGGCTGATGGCCAAGGGCGTGCAGCCCGCCGAACGGCCGATGGACGAGGACGAGGCGCCGATCCGCTCCTCCGGCATCACCCCCGGTCCGGCGATGAAGATGTCCGACGACGGGAAGGAGTGA
- a CDS encoding DUF2474 family protein has translation MAPAAPGPLWKRLAWFVGLWIAGLAAVGTVAWLLRLWIV, from the coding sequence ATGGCTCCCGCGGCGCCAGGACCGCTGTGGAAGCGGCTGGCCTGGTTCGTGGGGCTGTGGATCGCTGGCCTCGCCGCGGTGGGCACCGTGGCGTGGCTGCTGCGGCTGTGGATCGTTTGA
- the greB gene encoding transcription elongation factor GreB, which yields MKKGVGRWRPPAENSTALITPEGHARLKAELDDLWRVQRPEVVKALAAAAAEGDRSENAEYTYRKKQLGGIDRRVRYLSKRLESLRVVDAAPADPGAVYFGATVELEDQDRGDIVRYRIVGPDETDAGRGWISIDSPLARAMLKKRVDEEFEARLPDGVVGFAILEVDYGDR from the coding sequence GTGAAGAAGGGAGTCGGACGCTGGCGCCCGCCAGCGGAGAACAGCACTGCGCTGATCACGCCCGAAGGCCATGCCCGCCTGAAGGCCGAGCTGGATGACCTGTGGCGCGTGCAGCGGCCCGAGGTGGTCAAGGCCCTGGCCGCGGCCGCTGCCGAGGGGGACCGCTCCGAGAACGCGGAATACACCTATCGGAAGAAGCAGCTTGGCGGCATCGACCGCCGCGTGCGTTACCTGAGCAAGCGGCTGGAATCGCTGCGGGTGGTGGATGCCGCGCCCGCGGACCCCGGGGCCGTGTACTTCGGCGCGACCGTGGAGCTCGAAGACCAGGACCGCGGAGACATCGTGCGCTACCGCATCGTCGGGCCGGATGAGACCGACGCGGGCCGCGGCTGGATCAGCATCGACTCGCCGCTGGCCCGGGCGATGCTCAAGAAGCGCGTGGACGAGGAGTTCGAAGCCCGGCTTCCAGACGGCGTCGTCGGCTTCGCCATCCTTGAAGTGGATTACGGCGATCGCTAG